The Wigglesworthia glossinidia endosymbiont of Glossina morsitans morsitans (Yale colony) genome has a window encoding:
- the pyrD gene encoding quinone-dependent dihydroorotate dehydrogenase, which translates to MLYKLIKKILFYLDPEKKQNLVLKYTKYIHRSPLKFLIKNKLPTKNIICMGLNFKNILGLSAGLDKNGDFIEIFDSMGFGFIELGTVTPNSQVGRKKPRLFYFPEICGIINRMGFNNYGIDYLLENIKKIKNINTRIGINIGKNHSTPLERAKEDYLICIKKAYLYADYITINISSPNTKNLRKLQFGVLLHELLKEVKFSQKNLCSLYKKYVPILIKISPDINDNELIQIADTLIHYKIDGVIATNTTICRTMLKETKYHEQGGLSGAPLKNISTNIIKKLNLELRGKIPIIGSGGIDSAESAKEKVYSGASLIQIYSSLVFHGVSIVKKIINEM; encoded by the coding sequence ATGTTATATAAATTAATTAAAAAAATTTTGTTTTACTTAGATCCAGAAAAAAAACAAAATTTAGTTTTAAAATACACAAAGTACATTCATCGTAGTCCTTTAAAATTTTTAATAAAAAATAAACTACCAACAAAAAATATTATTTGTATGGGTTTGAATTTCAAAAATATTCTCGGATTATCTGCAGGATTAGATAAAAATGGAGATTTTATAGAAATTTTTGATTCGATGGGTTTTGGATTTATTGAACTAGGTACAGTAACTCCAAATTCTCAAGTAGGAAGAAAGAAACCACGTTTATTTTATTTTCCAGAAATATGTGGAATAATTAATAGAATGGGATTTAATAATTATGGCATAGATTATTTATTAGAAAATATTAAAAAAATAAAAAATATTAATACGAGAATAGGTATCAATATAGGAAAAAATCATAGTACACCTCTAGAAAGAGCGAAAGAAGATTATCTAATTTGTATAAAAAAAGCTTACTTGTATGCAGATTATATTACTATTAATATTTCTTCACCTAATACGAAAAATTTAAGGAAATTACAATTTGGTGTATTATTGCATGAATTATTAAAAGAAGTTAAATTTTCACAAAAAAATTTATGTTCTTTATATAAAAAATATGTACCAATATTAATAAAAATTTCTCCCGATATTAATGATAATGAACTTATACAAATTGCAGATACCTTAATACATTATAAAATAGACGGTGTTATAGCGACAAATACAACTATTTGTCGTACTATGTTAAAAGAAACAAAATATCATGAACAAGGCGGATTAAGTGGAGCACCGTTGAAAAACATTAGTACAAATATAATAAAAAAATTAAATTTAGAATTAAGAGGTAAAATCCCAATTATTGGATCTGGCGGAATAGATTCTGCAGAGTCTGCAAAAGAAAAAGTTTATTCCGGAGCTTCTTTGATTCAAATATATTCTAGTTTAGTATTTCACGGTGTATCTATAGTAAAAAAAATAATTAATGAAATGTAA
- the murJ gene encoding murein biosynthesis integral membrane protein MurJ, with protein sequence MRINKLFLLSSFITLLSRIFGFIRDVAIASVFSPGLNTDAFFVSFRIPNLLRRIFAEGAFSQIFVPILIEYKKKHNKKETYIFISCVFRWLALLITLIAILGIIIAPILVILIAPGFTKNFEQFQLTVALIRILFPYVVLISISSLFASILNSFNQFFVTLISPIFLNISMILFALFVAPKLHVNNIIALAWSVLIGGAMQICFNFVFLKKNKININYFRLKQPKILKMFILLGPAIFGISINQILISINTAISSFFSPGSISWMYYADRIVELPIGILGVSITNILLPYLSRFSSRNENKKYSNVLFWGIRICFLCVLPISIMLITLSRPIIITLFQYKSFSDFDVTMTQKALIGYAIGLTGFILVKILTLAFYAHKNFKTPIYYAISMLLMTQCMNILLITYFQHAGLSISISITAYFHAGLLYWKLRKKKYLILHTKWRKFILPILFSLFTMLMMMFYLSSLINNWNYGNLFYRLVRMCSIILISSITYFSTLLIFGIKISDILNIGRIKLN encoded by the coding sequence ATGCGTATAAATAAATTATTTTTGTTATCCAGTTTTATTACATTATTATCTCGAATTTTTGGATTTATTCGAGATGTTGCTATTGCTTCTGTGTTTAGTCCAGGATTAAATACAGATGCTTTTTTTGTATCTTTTAGGATTCCTAATCTTTTAAGAAGAATATTTGCAGAAGGTGCATTCTCACAAATTTTTGTACCTATATTAATCGAATATAAAAAAAAACATAATAAGAAAGAAACATATATTTTTATTTCTTGTGTTTTTAGGTGGTTAGCACTGTTAATTACTCTTATTGCTATTTTAGGAATAATAATTGCTCCTATTTTAGTTATCTTAATTGCTCCAGGATTTACTAAAAATTTTGAACAATTTCAATTAACAGTTGCTTTAATTCGTATTTTATTTCCTTATGTAGTATTAATTTCGATTTCTTCTTTATTTGCATCTATTTTAAATTCTTTCAATCAATTTTTTGTTACTTTAATTTCTCCTATTTTTTTAAATATTAGTATGATTTTATTTGCATTATTTGTAGCACCAAAATTACATGTAAACAATATTATTGCTTTAGCTTGGTCAGTATTAATAGGCGGAGCAATGCAGATTTGCTTTAATTTTGTTTTTTTGAAAAAAAATAAAATTAATATAAATTATTTTCGATTAAAACAGCCTAAAATTTTAAAAATGTTTATTTTACTTGGTCCTGCTATTTTTGGAATTTCTATTAACCAAATTTTAATTTCAATAAACACTGCTATTTCTTCTTTTTTTTCTCCAGGCTCTATTTCTTGGATGTATTACGCAGATCGTATTGTTGAACTTCCAATAGGTATTTTAGGAGTATCAATTACTAATATTTTGTTGCCATATTTATCACGATTTTCATCTAGAAACGAAAATAAAAAATATTCAAACGTTTTATTTTGGGGTATTCGAATATGTTTTTTATGTGTTTTGCCAATATCCATAATGTTAATAACATTATCACGTCCTATAATTATTACATTGTTTCAATATAAAAGTTTTTCAGATTTTGATGTTACTATGACCCAAAAAGCTCTTATAGGTTATGCAATAGGATTAACTGGATTTATTTTAGTAAAAATTTTAACTTTAGCTTTTTATGCGCATAAAAATTTTAAAACTCCAATTTATTACGCTATATCAATGTTATTGATGACACAATGTATGAATATATTATTGATTACTTACTTCCAACATGCAGGATTATCAATTTCTATCTCAATTACTGCATATTTTCATGCTGGATTGTTGTATTGGAAATTACGTAAAAAAAAATATTTAATATTGCATACAAAATGGCGTAAATTTATTTTACCGATATTGTTTAGCTTATTCACTATGTTAATGATGATGTTTTATTTATCTTCATTAATTAATAATTGGAATTATGGTAACTTATTTTATAGATTAGTACGAATGTGTAGCATTATTTTAATTAGTAGTATTACATATTTTTCTACCTTATTAATATTTGGTATAAAAATTAGTGACATTTTAAATATTGGACGTATTAAATTAAATTAA
- the argS gene encoding arginine--tRNA ligase → MNIKKILFEKIKKSQLISKENYFDFFKVKQSKLLKFGHYQIDGVLRASRKFNIEPKKLANEIIQLFISDNISEKIEFVQPGYINFFLKRSWIEKQLYIIYCKKNLGIFASNKKTVVIDYSSPNIGKEMHVGHIRSTIIGDSIARILNFLGHRVIKANHVGDWGIQFGMLLARIKELKRFNFSKITCSDLDKLYCEAKQKYDSNETFKKKTHYCTLKLQKKNKNSIYIWKKLVDISLKHNQNIYAQLHVSLNYKNTMGESLYNDIVPNIITDLKKKKLATIQSGNTIVILNEFKNKNGSPMGVILKKSNGIYLYAATDIACIKYRYDIFKANKIIYYTDLRQSQHLSQTFIIVRKAKYIPSSVQLEHHTFGMILKKDGTPFKTRSGNTIKLLTLLKQAKEKAKNLIINKKSNISSNDIESLSQAIGIGAIKYFELSKNRTSNYVFDWKNMLNFHGNTAPYMQYAYARMISLLRKNKYKKNRTNFFMLNKIEEENLAILLLQFEENMIKTVQFGMPNILCNYLYNLSKIFSKFYEKCPILHTKNKQLKISRLQLILLTIRTLRIGLNLLGIPLVNKM, encoded by the coding sequence ATGAATATTAAAAAAATTTTATTTGAAAAAATTAAAAAATCCCAATTAATTTCTAAGGAAAATTATTTTGACTTTTTTAAAGTTAAACAATCTAAATTGTTGAAATTTGGTCATTATCAAATTGACGGAGTTTTAAGAGCTTCAAGAAAATTTAATATAGAGCCAAAAAAATTAGCAAATGAGATCATTCAATTATTTATATCAGATAATATATCAGAAAAAATTGAATTTGTTCAACCAGGATATATTAATTTTTTTTTAAAGCGTTCTTGGATAGAAAAACAATTGTACATAATATATTGCAAAAAAAATTTAGGAATATTTGCTTCTAATAAAAAAACTGTAGTTATTGATTATTCTTCTCCAAATATAGGCAAAGAAATGCACGTTGGACATATAAGGTCAACTATTATCGGAGATTCAATCGCACGTATACTAAATTTTTTAGGACATCGCGTTATAAAAGCTAATCATGTAGGAGACTGGGGAATTCAATTTGGAATGTTACTTGCAAGAATTAAAGAACTTAAAAGATTTAATTTTTCAAAAATTACGTGTTCTGATTTAGATAAATTATATTGCGAAGCTAAACAAAAATACGATTCAAATGAAACTTTCAAAAAAAAAACGCATTATTGCACGTTAAAATTACAAAAAAAAAATAAAAATTCTATATATATTTGGAAAAAACTAGTAGATATTTCGTTAAAACATAACCAAAATATATATGCACAATTACATGTTAGTTTAAATTATAAAAATACTATGGGAGAAAGTTTATACAACGATATTGTACCAAATATTATTACTGATTTAAAAAAGAAAAAATTAGCAACTATACAATCCGGAAACACTATAGTGATCTTGAATGAATTTAAAAATAAAAACGGATCTCCTATGGGTGTAATTTTAAAAAAATCAAATGGCATATATTTATATGCAGCAACCGATATTGCTTGTATAAAATATAGATATGATATTTTTAAAGCAAATAAAATAATTTATTATACTGATTTACGTCAGTCTCAACATTTATCTCAAACGTTCATAATTGTTAGAAAAGCAAAATATATACCATCATCAGTACAACTAGAACATCATACATTTGGTATGATTTTAAAAAAAGATGGCACGCCTTTTAAAACTCGATCTGGAAATACAATTAAATTATTAACATTATTAAAACAAGCTAAAGAAAAAGCGAAAAATTTAATTATAAACAAAAAATCAAATATTTCATCAAATGATATTGAATCACTCTCTCAAGCAATTGGTATTGGTGCAATTAAATATTTTGAATTATCTAAAAATCGAACTTCAAATTACGTATTTGATTGGAAGAATATGTTAAATTTTCATGGAAATACTGCTCCCTACATGCAATATGCCTATGCACGTATGATTTCTTTACTGAGAAAAAATAAATATAAAAAAAATAGAACTAACTTTTTTATGTTAAACAAAATAGAAGAAGAAAATTTAGCTATATTATTATTACAATTTGAAGAAAATATGATTAAAACTGTGCAATTTGGTATGCCTAATATTTTGTGTAATTATTTATATAATTTATCCAAAATTTTTTCAAAATTTTATGAAAAGTGTCCTATTTTACATACAAAAAATAAGCAATTAAAAATTAGTCGTTTACAGTTGATTTTATTGACTATACGTACATTACGTATTGGATTAAACCTTTTAGGTATTCCACTAGTTAATAAAATGTGA
- the plsB gene encoding glycerol-3-phosphate 1-O-acyltransferase PlsB, which produces MVANFFHKVLNFFINFFIKSKIAPISYNTYLLNKDSKKYIIYIFKYYSIIDILTLRTECLKNHLPDPLSTIKISDTRLPRCIFIKHYKKFNFFKNIRNYNIQELFYINSILKKKKVSMEIIFIPVSIFFGRNPNQEILLNENFKNKLYRIFKKFFLMLWHGRDTLIVFLQSLSMKYIALKCNKDKIFLKKIIRLLKIKFIRITFIIVGPKLFNKKKLLKKIQFSTSISQALSKRLNYAKQNYNFVLRLIKEISANYSYGAIYVSNKILKKFFKYAYKKILIYNINSIKKLAEKGYTIIYIPCHRSHMDYLILSYVLYNQGIVPPHIAAGINLNFWPIGMTLKLLGAFFIRRSFKGNKLYLNILQEYLKELFIRRISIEYFIEGGRSRTGIFLYPKTGMLIMTIRAFLHSINRPVALMPIYIGYEDIIEMKSYEKEILGYKKEKENIYLILKTIYKLKNLGKAYINFGKPIFLHQWFDNKFFKTKKIQINKKQSFINETNKKTGNLAFNLMVRINNATVVNEIDIFSSILISAPDLSLQFYQVLSQINFYFNLFKNFPYTSNIILPNLNLKRLFDSDIFKKTFVIKKGKNKLNDTIFIANHNIIKINYHSNTIKHLLVLPSLISNIILTHKNINYIDLDNIVHILYPFLKIELFLRFHENQISNISFTIIQILIKNNFIINHKSNIYVLTNKLSNLNLLAFHSRGFLRKLMIICCVLKNESYGSQTLLTNKSFRIVKKLLLLNKVQFLENFDRKNFFALVNILYKKYYFINNTNKKINSLIKILTSLI; this is translated from the coding sequence TTGGTTGCGAATTTTTTTCATAAAGTACTAAATTTTTTCATTAATTTTTTTATAAAAAGTAAAATTGCGCCGATTTCGTATAATACTTATTTGTTAAATAAAGATTCTAAAAAATATATAATATATATATTTAAATATTATTCTATTATAGATATCTTAACATTAAGAACAGAATGTTTAAAAAATCATCTACCCGATCCTTTATCCACAATAAAAATTAGCGATACTAGATTGCCAAGATGTATATTTATTAAGCATTATAAAAAATTTAACTTTTTTAAAAATATTCGTAATTATAATATTCAAGAACTGTTTTATATAAATTCTATTTTGAAGAAAAAAAAAGTATCTATGGAAATTATATTCATACCAGTTTCTATTTTTTTTGGTCGTAATCCTAATCAAGAAATTTTGTTAAATGAAAATTTTAAAAATAAATTGTACAGAATTTTTAAAAAATTTTTTTTAATGTTATGGCACGGAAGAGATACTTTAATAGTCTTTTTACAATCTTTATCTATGAAATATATAGCATTAAAGTGTAATAAAGATAAAATATTTTTGAAAAAAATTATACGCCTCTTAAAGATTAAATTTATACGTATTACGTTTATTATAGTTGGACCGAAATTATTTAATAAAAAAAAATTATTGAAAAAAATTCAATTTTCTACATCTATAAGTCAAGCTTTATCTAAAAGATTAAACTATGCAAAACAAAATTACAATTTTGTTTTACGTTTAATAAAAGAAATTTCTGCTAATTATTCATATGGAGCTATATATGTATCAAATAAAATATTAAAAAAATTTTTTAAATATGCATATAAAAAAATATTAATCTATAATATTAATAGTATAAAAAAATTAGCAGAAAAAGGATATACGATAATTTATATACCATGTCATCGTAGTCATATGGATTACTTAATTTTATCTTATGTACTATACAATCAAGGTATTGTGCCGCCTCATATTGCAGCAGGAATCAATTTAAATTTTTGGCCTATCGGTATGACATTAAAATTATTAGGCGCATTTTTTATTCGTCGATCTTTTAAAGGAAATAAATTATATCTTAATATTTTACAAGAATATCTCAAAGAACTATTTATTCGAAGAATTTCAATAGAATATTTTATTGAAGGTGGTCGTTCTCGCACGGGAATTTTTTTATATCCAAAAACTGGCATGCTCATCATGACTATACGAGCTTTTTTGCATAGCATTAATCGACCAGTGGCATTGATGCCAATTTATATTGGATATGAAGATATCATAGAAATGAAGTCTTACGAAAAAGAAATTCTAGGTTATAAAAAAGAAAAAGAAAATATATATCTAATTTTAAAAACAATATATAAATTAAAAAATTTGGGCAAAGCATATATAAATTTTGGTAAACCTATATTTTTGCATCAATGGTTTGATAATAAATTTTTTAAAACAAAAAAAATTCAGATAAACAAAAAACAATCATTTATTAATGAAACAAATAAAAAAACTGGAAATTTAGCATTTAATTTAATGGTACGTATAAATAACGCTACAGTAGTAAATGAAATTGATATATTCTCTAGTATATTAATATCTGCTCCTGATTTATCATTACAATTTTATCAAGTTTTATCGCAAATTAATTTTTATTTTAATCTTTTTAAAAATTTTCCGTATACATCAAATATTATATTGCCTAATTTAAATCTAAAAAGATTATTTGATAGTGACATTTTTAAAAAAACTTTTGTGATAAAAAAAGGTAAAAATAAATTAAATGATACAATATTTATTGCAAATCATAATATTATAAAAATAAACTATCATAGTAATACTATTAAACATTTATTAGTTTTGCCGTCCTTAATATCAAACATCATTTTGACTCATAAAAATATAAATTATATAGATTTAGATAATATTGTGCATATTTTATATCCTTTTTTAAAAATAGAATTATTTTTAAGATTTCATGAAAATCAAATCTCAAATATATCTTTTACTATTATACAAATATTAATAAAAAACAACTTTATTATTAATCATAAATCGAATATTTATGTTTTAACAAATAAATTATCAAATTTAAATTTATTAGCATTTCATTCAAGAGGATTTTTGAGAAAACTAATGATAATATGTTGTGTATTAAAAAATGAATCGTACGGTAGTCAAACATTATTAACAAATAAAAGCTTTCGTATAGTAAAAAAACTACTTTTATTAAACAAAGTGCAATTCTTGGAAAATTTTGATAGAAAAAATTTTTTTGCGCTTGTTAATATTTTATACAAAAAATATTATTTTATTAATAATACAAATAAAAAAATAAATTCTTTGATCAAAATATTAACGTCTTTAATTTAA